tttgaattcaatgatataatatcattgtataagaaaaacgattctgagcgaaaatggtcagtcagcctatgatataaccaagtatatttgatgatattattgtgaataaagtaatttatatataacctatttacgtggagccttgttttaaattttcaatcctaagccataaaaattaaacattttatacgttgttaactacgaaataattaataaattataaatttgataaatgttgtcaaaatttgaactttaaaaaaaattgtgcctatgtatttttaatattttttaactgctattagaacgatatatcaggagccttatgaTAACTTAgtgttagatatattattttagtctatTTTGTGTTCGTGTAAGTATCCTATTCGTTGCgagttttactttttatttttttattttaaaataaacaaaaatgaataaatcaaTGCACTATTTGTACgggcatataatatgtaatgaggAAACATGTGTTAATTATCTTCAAGAGAGAAACTTGCTCCCAGAACTTGGTAGTTGTTCCAAATTAAAAGATGGTGTTATTTGTGTAGGTACGttgaattatcataaaaataatcgtaaaaGAGGCTCAAATggtgatttattaaaaactacttaTTTACGATGTCAAAAAAAAGGTTGTCAAATATATCActctttaagaaaaaaaatcctttttttacatattacgaTAAAAATGGTAAAAGTAATAGTGGTTTATCATTAAATGAAATTGTTGAATTAGTATGGTATTgggtgtataaataaataccagTTTCAATGACCGAAAATTTTACAACAAAAACTCGTAATACAATTGTAGATTGGAATAATTTATGTAGAGATGTAGCAGTTGCAATGTTTGATAAACGTAAGAAAATGGGTGGTCCAGGGAAAATTGTTCAAATTGATGAGTCATTATTTCAAGGCAAGCGTAAATATAATAGAGGACGATTGATAAATGGAGATATAATTCCAAATGTAGATGACAATGTATCAAGTGATGCTGACGATATTGATGATGATCATTCGACTCAACGAAATTATGGTACTCGCATTCAAGGTTCATGGATTTTTGGTATGTGTTGTAAAAATGTTGATGGGGTTATAGAACGAAGATTTTTTAAAGTGTAAAAAAGAGATAAGACAACTTTATTaccaataatacaaaattaaatagaactaggttcaattatttattcagaTCAATGGCGAGCATATAGTACCTTAAAAGATATAGGTTATCATCACGAAACCGTCAATCATTCCGAGTTTTTTGTTGATCCTACAACGGGCGCCCAAACACAAACGATCGAGTGTATATGGAGACATGTTAAAACTAAATACGGAATTAAAACCCGAGGAGCGACAGATTTGTTAGACCGACAATTAATAGAAGAATGGTGGCGGTCCGTTAATACCCAACACGATTTATTAGAAGTTTTCTggaatgatataaaaatagtatgtacatcatatagtatataatgacgaattgaaatattataaaaaaatagtatataatgtataataatatataatgacgtattgaaatattatgaagtACTTGACAacggtaaattaataaattatttagtaataaattgttgtaataatttgttattattttatgatttttttttttttttattattagctattagtAGAAACTATGATAGCTCGACAATTACAGTTGAACAggtacaaaattaaacattacaattatttgatatagactaaaatgtaaaatttacatAACtggcaattaaaaatattttaattcaatttcatTATGTGATAAGAAAGGTAATCAGAGTATCGGACTATGGAACAAGCTGTTTATTTAAAACAGCTTAAATGAGCGTAATGAGGGGAGTAATTAAAGAGGAAAGTTCTGATATAAATGTAGTTAGTGGTTTATCAATTGCGTGGAAATTGGGTAGAGGTATATTTTTGGAATTAGTAACGGAGGTGTAAGAAGTTTTGGGAGGGAGGGGGGGAGTTTGGAGATGAAGAGAAGTGGGTACCGGAATCGGATTCTGTGGTTTTGATTGAGTGGTTTTGCGTCGTTTGAGAAGAGCTTTGAAAATTTGACATCCTTTGTAATTAGAAGTGTGATTACCCATGCATAGGGCGCACTTGGCTGGACTGGTTTTGGATTTGGTGCAGACTTCGGTGTGGTGGTCACTCCCACATTTGACACATCGTGAAGGATGGTGGCAATAATTTGCGATGTGACCGTAGTTCTGGCAGTTACGGCACTGAGGTGGACCAATCTTTGTCTTATATGGTAGTTCGACTTTTATATATGTGTGCAAAATTGAAGACAATTTTAGAATATCTTTATTGTTGGTGTTGGGATTTAATTCCACAAGAAACAGTGGGCATGGGTGCCCATTTTTTATGACATTTGTGACTCGTCTGGTGGAGTGACCTAACTCCGAGAGTGCGTCAGATATATCGGAGATGAGTGTTGTGTGGTGCGAGTTTCTGATGATGACCTTGTAGGGTCGATGTGACGGAGGCATGAAGGTGTGAAAAGAGGCACTGGTGCCCATTAGATGATTAACGATTAGGTTAAACATATTACGTCCATGCGGTCGAATAATCAGAGAGGAAGAAGTAGACTTACAAGAAAAACCGTTTAGGCCGGTGAtttgtattaatacatttttgaatgcGGAGTAGTTGGTGATATTTTGAACGTATATTGGCGGAGCCCTAATATTGTCCTGTTGATGATGAAGATTAGACTCGTTGATAATATTGGTAATATCGCTAGAAGTATAGAGTTGGACTTCGTGGTCCTCATCTTTAGCTAGGACAGCGAATTTATTTGGCGAAACAAATGACTTGGTTTTTTTGGTTTCCGTTTGAATAGGTGAATTTGGAGAAGACCGTTTGGATTTGGAGGTTATCGGAGAGGAATTCATATTAGAATGAAAACGTGTTCAACGGAGTGAAAATCGTGAGCTGATTAActgtttacataataaaatgcgATAACAGAGCGAACAACCGTACATACGTGCGGCCGCGCTGCAGGTCAAAACGAACTGATTATTTTATGATAGGTAGCATACTACACCAACGAAGTAGCGGTAGGCAGCATATTAGACGAGTacctaccaaaataaaattaaaaaaacacacgtcatagtaaaatcaatacatttatcgcttcgctcggaatctaaaatacatttttattgatttgaaataatttacatttaagtcCACTCCTTCATACCTTATCGTCCATCCCAACAGTCGCGAAAATTTCAATGTATTGGCAAATTATTTGATGAAAACTAACGCCAGTTTCCATACTTTTCGTCCTCACTGTCAGCGTCCTTTCAGGATCGTTATCAGAAACCACCATCATTCCACTCTCAGTGCGATTTCGTCATATATTTCGTCCGCATTGTCAGAAAATAGACACATAGTGAAGCAAGTccgcaatataaaaaaaaataaccgtccTCTCCCAATATTTTTTGTCGACGTCGAAcccaatgttaatattaaacatacctaCAACATCATTTCATTACTAAACACGAATGTAGTAATTGAAAAATCGAACAAAACGACATACGGTCCGCCGCAATGTTTCAATTGTCAAGACTATGGTCACACTCAAAACTACTGCCATCATCCATCACGTTGCGTCAAATGCGGCGATGCTCATGAGTCAGCTAGCTGCACCAAGGACTACTCCAGTCCAACTACATGCGTCCACTGTTCCGAAAATCATACAGCCAGCTTCAAGAGGTGCCAGTTCTACCAAACTATACTAAATCGCCACAAAATCAAGTTTTCAAACTCTCTAATTTTTATgtcttatgttattattaatttctttatataattcattaattttgcaattataaaaattaaaaatattattaaaattgttcattattatattattcaatgaattttctattatattaattttgatttgtagTCTACTGTCACCAACAGAGTTTTGGGTGACTGCACCAGgcttaatattgttgtattcgtgaatgtttaaattaaacatataagTATTTATCTAAGAATGataaggttattattattattaaatatatcataaatagttaaaaatatatatatatatatatttatttactttatatatatgTGAATATATTTGTAGATCCTCTCTGGTCAAACTGTGTAACCGTTGTATAATGATGCCCTTCGACCtcagttgaaaattaaatataacagatTTGGCTAGGTGGTTTGTGACATTTATCTAATACACGtatgcaatatgcataataattgtatattttgtgtttaaaaatgagtttatattttccaatttaGAAATTTTTCAGTGTAACAGAACATATTATCActtcatttgaaaaacattgcCATACTGGTGCTGTATTTATAGACGTATCAAAAGCGTTTGATAAAATATGGCACGAAGGtcttttatttaaactaaaatctttCAATACACCGAAGTACTTATTCGATATTATCAATTCCTTTCTAACAAATAGACAATTCTCagttaaaataaacgaaaatttcTCTGACCCCCGGTCCATCTCTGCCGGTGTACCTCAAGGGTCCAAACTAGGACctatattgttcaatatattcATATCTGATATACCGCAATCACCACGCACAAACATCGCCTTATTCGCAGACGACACAACTATCTACAGTGAATCCCGCAACGTTGAAGCGATAACAAACAACTTACAAGACCACCTAAATCTACTGGCAAAATGGTGCAATAGCTGGAAAATACACATAAACGCTTCAAAAAGCACAGCATTCATATTTAGCTTACGTCGCTATTCCACTCCCCCACCATTAAGATTCGATAACGATTCCATACCTTGGCAGCCTTCTGTCAAGTACCTTGGTGTCACGTTAGACAAGAGGTTAACCTGGGGGCCTCACATAGCTTCTAAACTACAACAAGCATACCAGCGCCTCTCAATGCTATTCCctatcttaaacaaaaaatcagttatacaaaaaaaatgctcaatattaatttacaagcaATTACTACGCTCACTAATTACCTATGCCTGCCCTATCTGGGGTAACTGCTCAGCGACACacttaagaaaaatacaaattttccaAAACAAAGTCCTCAGAATAATTGAAAATGCCCCATGGTTTGTCAGAAATGCAAATCTCCACAAAGACTTTCAAATCCAAGAAATCAAagatcatataaaaacattagcAAAAAATGTCCACTGCTTTCTTCCAAACTCATCAGGAGCAATTCACTATAACCTCCTCACTCACCCAACTCATCGTCGATTAAAACGAGGTCGTCCCCACGACCTCCTACACTAAGCCACTTCTCAACATCCAGATCTCCACTCTACACACGCGCTTCCTCCAGATAACTCTACGACCTCTCTGCTAATTATAGAcagttatagttattaaattattgtaaatatgtaaatactagaataatattattgtaatcacaTTGTAACATCTGTAAATATCTTACAATCACCAATTGTAAATTAtcctttttactataaatatttaattatcatgtTAATACCTGTtaaaacataagtatattatcaaatatcccTAGACATAGATAGCCTTAGGCTAGGAATgtcttagtttaaaataataaaaaaaaaaaaaaaaaaaatgaatattttacaattgcTATATGTGTCAGTTCTTGTGACAATATTCATGACCAGAACAAAGGATTCACATATCTTGCGCATctgaaattaatgtatattaaatttaaataatgaacaatgctgtaatattagtatttacattATGAATTATTACTGTATCATGGCTCATGGctgtattaaatacaaattttgttataaaaacatataaaaatgtaataactattgCATCACTATACGTTAAAATTTCGgatttaaatactaaatcatTTAGaacagcggttcttaacctgtgGTCCGCGGCCCCCTAGGGGTCCGCAACACTCATGTCGGGGGTCCACGGCAACTTTACCACCTAACATAAGTCAATTTGTGACATGAGTgtattttcgattattatttttgtttcatataaaattataaaatatatcttatattgtaAGAGATAGGTAAACCTATCTTATCTTTATTACACCGATTACAATGTGGAATTCGATACAATTAAGTATCTAAACATTCTAAacctaataattgtattattaatatttatttatcagtttCTTGTTCATACGAATTTTATAGGCATACAGCATTGAAGTCGGCACTCGGCAGTCGTATATTTACTACCAATAAGTGCAGTTGATCagttttatacctacataatttcaattaatacgtgattttttttcaaatcatcttAAAGACATTAGCCTTTTTAGTTTAAATGGAACGttggttaaatttaaaaaggaaGAATTCTGACGTTGATGATGAAAAAACTCCGTGTACGAGTAAAGAAAAGTCAACAAAACTTCGTAAGTatgatagtaattatttatcaatgggTTTCACGTCCAACGGATCTGAAGAAGAACCAAAACCTCAATGTGTGGTATGTTTTGAGGTATTATCAAACGAGGCTTTAAAACCATCAAAACTAAAAAGACACCTCGAAACTAAGCATAAAGGACATGCCATGAAAtccattgatttttttaaaaataaagagcaAGAATTgagaaaaaatatgaaatttattaaaaaaactgcaACTGATTGTACAAATGAAAGCGCCGTAAAAGCATCGTTCATAGTTTCTTTACTAATTGGGAAATCAGGGAAACCTCACACGATCGCTGAGGACTTGATATTACCTGCTGCGAAAGCTATGGTTTCTGCAATGATCGGCGAAGAAGCTGCAAATAGCTTAAATAAAATTGCATTGTCAaatgatacaataaaaaaacgaatTGATTGTTTATCAGGAAATATTAAAGAACAATTGTTGAAAAGAATTAATAAAAGTGACTACTTTAGTCTCCAACTTGATGAAAGTACCgatataactaataaatcagTATTACTGTGTTATGTAAGATACGAATACGATAATGTCATTTCCGAAGACATTTTATTCGTAACCACTGTGGTACACACCACGGCAGaggaaatattttgtaaaattaatgaatttattatagcGAATGAAATTGAATGGACTAAATGTGTAGGAGTTATTACAGATGGTGCTCGAGCAATGTCAGGAAAATTTACTGGATTAATTGCAAGGATTAGAAATATCATACCATCAGTCACATGGCATCATTGTTGCATTCATCGCGAAGCCATAGTTTCCAAAAAAATACCAATACATTTGAAAACAGTTTTGGACGAGGCTGTAAAAATTGTGAACTTTATAAAAgcaaaatcattgaattcaagaaTTTTTAAACAACTTTGCAAAGACATGGATAGTGAACATTATCAACTTCTGTTGCATTCTGAAATTCGTTGGTTATCTCGAGGTAAAGTGCTCTCTCGTCTATTTGAATTGAAAGATGAggtaagattattttttatcgaaCATAAATCATTTTCGTTGAGTGAACGCGTGAATGATTATTCTTGGTTGGCTACTTTAGCATATCTATCAGATATATTTACTCATTTAAACGCACTTAATTTAAGTCTTCAAGGAacacatattacaattttcaaagttGAAGATAAGATTGAAGCGATGATTAAAAAGTTGGAACTATGGAGTCTTCGGCTGTCAAAGAAGAATTACGATCCATTTCCAAATctcaaaaattttattgaatcaaCTGAAGAAGAATTGTCagataaagattctaaatatttcatacaacaCATGGGTGATATGCAACGTAGCTTCCGTGATTACTTTCCTGTTCCAGATATAAGTAGAAATTGGATTCGACAACCTTTTGAAATTGATATTCATCAAATAAATGGACTGACATCATTGAAAGAAGATAGCCTTGTAGAAATGTCTACACATACTAGTTTCAAAATGCAGTTCAATCGAAAGTCATTAGAACATTTTTGGTTGCATGTTCGAAAGGATTATCCACAATTATCGAGTAAAGCTCTGAAAGTTTTGATTCCATTTCCCACAACTTATTTATGTGAAAAAGCATTCTCCGCCCTCGTTTATATTAAGAATAAGTTTCGAAACCGATTAGAAAACGTAGAATCTGAACTACGATTAAAGCTTTCGAGTATTGAGCCCGATGTTCAAAAACTAGTAACTGAAATGCAACATCAACCATCGcattaaaacttattaattatgtaaataaaaattaagttttaagaatattaagaataagataataataataataattaataataaaataatttatattacaattttttttttttaaatttaagtgtttAATGATGTTcaagtgtaataattataagtttaatataaataataaataaagtttaattatatgttttgtaaaaaaaaaagtatttgaaaaaaaattggtagggGGTCCGCGATCTCTAAAAATCTTTCATCGGGGTCCGTGTTCTAcaaaaggttaagaaccgctgatttagaacattaaatattttcctCTCAATCACTACCAACTCATCTTTTGTACATAcctgttaaattttttgtttattatattgtattgtgtttattttaggtataaatTGAAATTGGTTATTTGAATAACTTACGTATTAAATCCATAATTTTGAtctaggtataaataattatggtaattcataaatttatgtttgaactcataaaatttacttttaattattctataataaatatgacCATTATTACACTTTGTTTGTAATTGTTTAGAATTAAAAggaaatctataattttttgcattttgcAACATTCTACATATAACATCaggacatttttaaatctttgaaTGCAATTTTCTATGCCACATctgtaaatatttgaattgtcaataaatgtgtgtataatttatattattgtgaagcTTAATACTCACGATTCGctgtatataaacatatttaaatgttcatattttaaattcatgaaTGTAGATTTGATCATAGTTATAAATTCCTGGATgttgttaattgtatttttttttaaatatgtaaccATACAAAAGCATACGCTGCAATTAATTCCATCACCACACCAGACCCGACCCCTAGCGGCCAAACGCGCGGACCGCATAAAGTATAAACCGAACAATTCATAAAAACATCGAAACACTCGTGCAATGTGCGCAGCAGACCCCGGCATGAGAGCGCATCTACATTACGTTTATCACGGGCAAATCGGTGTCACAACTTTTCAACTTTAAACACTTTTCCGTGCTTAATAAGTTAGTAAACAAGTTATTAACTTGTTAAGTACAATGTTCCGAATCAGAATAATGCACCTACGAAGCGGATATATCGTATTTTAGTATTCAAAACACGATAAGTGTAACACGGAAATCTGAACCGGACGTGTGCGTATGATTGTACATAAATACAAGCCAGCCAGACACCAGCAGAATCCTTACGACCACCAGTTTACAGTCGCCTAGTGGATTCCGCCGAGGAATCTGCGAACTAGTATCTGAGTGGCTAAACACCTCTCACATTCCGATTAACGGTGTGCTCAGTGCTCGGGGGTACGAATCAATTCGTACTATTCCCACTGTGTACACCGATTATCGGGATTCTCTGATCCGCGGAGACCAAAACGCGCCGCCGTTATCGTTGTCCGACCTGCAGCACCGCCGCCAGTACTTGCCGCCGTCGTCCACTCGATCACGAGACGCTGCTCATATCCGCTGCTGTCGAGACCATCCCACCAAGCTATCATAGTCCACGCTATTCGGAGGGCCGCGCTGTCGTACTATAACCACTAATAGGTACACACTAGATCAAATCCGTGAGTCTTTCCTAGATACACACTATTACCATTCACCCCCTTAAATTTGTGATCCCAAGCTTTTCGCTGTTGAACCTTAACAGAACCCTATtcacaatcataaaaataatatattgtaatcgaACCATTGTAAACTTGAATAAATACTTGGCTATTCAATATaacacaaataacaataattactacTAGCATCGCGTTGAGTATTGTTACAAATATGACCAAAATTAAtatggtaacataatattaagatttaattgttatatcatAGCATCAATAATTAGACTccgtttatataaaattttaatttcttcactacaccatatttttttttacactacagtttataattaagtaatacgTACAgtgaattattttgaaaagtgtaATTATAGTAAAGCTTACTTGTTGGATAGTGTATTCAACtccaataaatttttaatttgtacactattaattatcttattttttatgGACTGGCACTCCACTTTTTtgctgtatttatttttttatattttggctgtccatttatatacatttctgaaagtctatttatattattaatggccATATTGTTCATTATGAAATGAAGTATTTCAAACATATCTTCCGCTAGCTGAAATGGCCCTATTTTACCATCATTTAGATGTGTTTGTAGAACACAAGCATTGCCCAAATACTTATCTGCATCAATGTTGAAATAACCAAaactctttaaaattatatttaggtgGCCAGAACTTAAAATAATCGGAccgttcattattttttcaaacaacatCGATTGATACAtcaattttttaccaaaaatgaTCGCTGCCGAAACCTTTATCGAGATTTCCTGATGATAtagacgaaaaaaaattttaatttaaaaaaaaacactccaATTATACTccatttatacttacatttttgtaaCAAACTTTTGATTTACGTACTTAACGATATGTCGATTTATGAGATGTGGTGGAGAAAGGTGTCACAAAATTAACAACTTCGTTTTTGccgtatttataatacaatggcTCTTTGGGTtgctttaatatataatataataaataaatatgttattttataatattataaaataattactcaccaataaaatcagaaaattgaatgtaatcgaaaacatttttgtatgttttgtGATGACGTATTTTATGTTGTACTAAGTTTAAAACAATCCATGTACGTGTTCATTAGATCATTCAACGACCCCATCAACATCATTTAATGTTAGTGATACTCGTGGACACCACGATGCTTATCAATTTGAGAAGTATAATTTTAGCATTTAgcagtatattaaattaatataatgataatattattttttttacggaataatattccaatttacaattgtataataatgacaGTAGGTTTATGTGTGttgagttataatataaaaataataaagaaaaaatatataattatgtaggtacattatacatactagaaacttaaaatatgataattaaataaatggttgatataatttaatttaataattaggtactactataaaaataaccatttaatGTATCAAGGGTCATACTAAACAGGTCCatgtcattaaaaatgtttccaCACGACATTAATATATTAGAAGGGTAGTAAGACACGTAGTTGTGTTAATAGTAGATAAATAAAaaggatatttatttttagaatcagttacatttatttttaaattaatacgttCTAAAAGCTTGGggtaatcaattaaattatgttacctaatagttaataaagAAATAGGGTCAGTGGGGA
This genomic window from Metopolophium dirhodum isolate CAU chromosome 1, ASM1992520v1, whole genome shotgun sequence contains:
- the LOC132942961 gene encoding zinc finger BED domain-containing protein 5-like — its product is MERWLNLKRKNSDVDDEKTPCTSKEKSTKLRKYDSNYLSMGFTSNGSEEEPKPQCVVCFEVLSNEALKPSKLKRHLETKHKGHAMKSIDFFKNKEQELRKNMKFIKKTATDCTNESAVKASFIVSLLIGKSGKPHTIAEDLILPAAKAMVSAMIGEEAANSLNKIALSNDTIKKRIDCLSGNIKEQLLKRINKSDYFSLQLDESTDITNKSVLLCYVRYEYDNVISEDILFVTTVVHTTAEEIFCKINEFIIANEIEWTKCVGVITDGARAMSGKFTGLIARIRNIIPSVTWHHCCIHREAIVSKKIPIHLKTVLDEAVKIVNFIKAKSLNSRIFKQLCKDMDSEHYQLLLHSEIRWLSRGKVLSRLFELKDEVRLFFIEHKSFSLSERVNDYSWLATLAYLSDIFTHLNALNLSLQGTHITIFKVEDKIEAMIKKLELWSLRLSKKNYDPFPNLKNFIESTEEELSDKDSKYFIQHMGDMQRSFRDYFPVPDISRNWIRQPFEIDIHQINGLTSLKEDSLVEMSTHTSFKMQFNRKSLEHFWLHVRKDYPQLSSKALKVLIPFPTTYLCEKAFSALVYIKNKFRNRLENVESELRLKLSSIEPDVQKLVTEMQHQPSH